Within Williamwhitmania sp., the genomic segment ACCGTTTACACCTTCATTCCCGGAGTAATTGTCTACTGGGCTGCCACCATCGCAATTGTTTACCACGATACCCAAAAACGGAGCATCTCCATTTTCTCCTATCTAAAAGGAACAAGGATTAAGGTTTACTTGGTGGTTTTGAGCCTGCTGGTTGGACTTATTCCCCTTCCCATATTCATCCTATACCTAAAGAATTTGAACACTGCATTCCTAATTATTGTATGGATAGCGGTTGTCGTCATAAACCCGTTCTTCGAGGAGATTTTCTGGCGAGGCTACATGCTGGAGCACCGGGCAAAGATGCCGTTTATTGCCAAGGCATTATACTCCACTACACTGTTCACCCTCTCGCACGTTTTTATCTGGGGTGTTATTTCGCAGGTTATGCTCACCAAGGAACTCATCATCTCCGTGTTTGTCATGGGACTGGCGTGGGCGTTTATCTACCACAAAAGCAGAAGCATTGTGCTCCCCTACTTCTCCCACATGCTAGTGGATATCCTCAACCTCTCGGTGCTGGCCTT encodes:
- a CDS encoding CPBP family intramembrane glutamic endopeptidase, yielding MQSTTKHYLSFFGLPIAIIVLGNITVNLLHSTLTVYTFIPGVIVYWAATIAIVYHDTQKRSISIFSYLKGTRIKVYLVVLSLLVGLIPLPIFILYLKNLNTAFLIIVWIAVVVINPFFEEIFWRGYMLEHRAKMPFIAKALYSTTLFTLSHVFIWGVISQVMLTKELIISVFVMGLAWAFIYHKSRSIVLPYFSHMLVDILNLSVLAFMNLLPVIM